The region ATCATCAAGCCTTTTAAACTTGACGAAGTCAAAGAAGCCCTCACCCAACTTGGGGTCAAGGGAATGACTCTTTCTGAAGTAAAAGGTTTTGGTCGGCAAAAAGGGCACACAGAACTTTATCGTGGGGCCGAGTACATTGTCGATTTTTTACCCAAAATCAAAATTGAAATTGTTGCCAAGGATGAAGATGTTTCCAAAATAGTGGAAACAATCCAGGAAACAGCCAAAACAGGCAGTATCGGTGATGGCAAAATTTTTGTAACGCCGGTGGAAGCGGTGATCCGTATTCGTACCGGAGAACAGGGCGAAACCGCCGTTTAGTTTTTGTTGGGTGGGAACAAGGGTTTTTTTTGGGGCCTTTTTCTCCCTTATTTATTAACAAACCAAAAATGGGAGTTTTTATGAAAACAGCAAAAGATGTCGTTGCCTTTGCAAAAGAAAATAAATGCAGGGCTGTTGACCTTAAATTTGTCGATCTTTTGGGTCAATGGCAGCATTACACCATTTCAATGAGTGAATTTGGCGAAGACTTATTCACCGATGGAAATGGTTTGGATGGTTCTTCCATTCGTGGTTGGAAAGCCATTAACGAATCGGACATGCTTTTAATGCCCGACCCAACAACAGCCAAAATCGATCCATTTTGTGCGGAACCCACTTTGTCCCTTATTGGGAATGTGGTGGATCCTTTAAGCCGTGAGTCTTATGCGCGTGATCCCCGTGCTTTGGCCCAGAATGCTGAAAACTATCTTAAGTCAACGGGTATCGGCGATGTTGCCTACTTTGGTCCTGAAGCAGAATTTTTTATTTTTGACAATGTTCGCTTCGATCAAAAAGCCCACGAAGGTTATTACCACATCGATTCGGAGGAAGGTATTTGGAACGCGGGTAAGCCCGAAAATAAAGGATATCGTCCTCGTCATAAGGAAGGTTATTTCCCTGTGTCCCCTGTCGATAGCCAGCAAGACATTCGTACCGAGATGATCTTGGAAATGGAAAAAGTTGGGATCCAGGTTGAAAAGCAGCATCACGAAGTGGCCACAGCAGGCCAGGCTGAAATTGATGTCCGCTTTAATTCGATGGTGAACATGGCCGATACCATGATGTGGTTTAAATATATTGTGAAAAACGTGGCCAACCGTCATGGCAAAACGGCCACCTTCATGCCCAAACCCATGTTTGGGGATAATGGTTCGGGGATGCACACCCACCAATCCATCTGGAAAGATGGCAAACCTTTGTTTGCCGGTGATAAGTATGCCGGTTTTTCCCAAATGGGCCTTTGGTATATTGGAGGCATTCTTAAGCATGCCCCAGCCTTGGTGGCCATTACCAATCCCACGACCAATTCGTATCGTCGTTTGGTCCCCGGGTATGAAGCTCCTATCAAGCTCGCTTATTCATCCCGCAACCGTTCGGCTGCGGTGCGTATTCCCATGTATTCCAACTCACCCAAGGCCAAGCGTTTGGAATTCCGTACGCCGGATCCAACCTGCAATCCCTACTTGGGATTTGCAGCCATGCTTATGGCCGGTCTTGACGGTATTCAGAACAAAATTGATCCCGGTGCGCCCCTGGATAAAAACATCTATGGTCTTTCACCGGAAGAACTGGCTGAAATTCCGTCGATTCCTTGTTCGTTGGAAGAATCGCTTGCTAACCTCAAAAAAGACCATGCCTGGCTCTTAAAGGGTGGGGTTTTCACTGAGGATCTTATCGAAACATGGATCGATTACAAAATGATCACGGAGGTGAGCGCGATGCGTTTGCGTCCCACACCTTACGAGTTCTTCATGTATTACGATTGTTAAAAATCGATATTCTGTAGGGACAATCCTAGGATTGTCCCTACCATGATTCTAAAAACCCCTTTGGAAAAATCCAAAGGGGTTTTTTATTTGTCTTGTGTTGATTTTGGCGCTAATGACTTCCGGGTGAAAATACGATTTCTTTTTTTCATTCTTCTTTTTCTTTTCTGTGTTTCCTGCACTTCTGATTTGTCTGAAGATTCTTCAGATGCCCCCACTGTTCTTTTTGTTTCTCCCAATATTCTGGTAAATGATGAAATAACAGCTCCAGCAGGGGCCACTGTTGTTGTGGTTAACAATGATTCGGTCTCACACACAGTGACAAGCCAGAGTGCCCAGGATGCGTTTGACGATACGGGTGATTTTGATGTGGAAGTGGTTGCAGGGCAGGCNNNNNNNNNNNNNNCCCCCACGGCTCCTTCGGGGGCACAGTTTTTTTTCTATTGCAGAAATCAGGAAGCCGCTTTGGTTCCTTCCAACGGTGTTCTTACTATCGAATGAATTAATTGTTTAAATAATCTTCTAAAATTTCACCCTGCTTTTGCATCATGAAATCATATTGGTCATAAGTGGGGTTTAAAGAGATGACGGCATTCATGATGTCACTGGCCATGAGGTCTGAAAGAGAATCGGTCAGATAGTTGATGCGTTTATGTTCGCTAATGCCCATGGCATGTCCCAGTTCGTGGGCGATAATTTCAGGGGAAATCTTTCCGGCTTTGATTTCCATGACCCAGTCTAAAACAACCACGTCATTGTATTCTTGGTCACGGGTATGAACAAAATAAGTATAGGTATATCCAATGGTCTTATCCGCAATTTCCTTGGGTTCTTCGCCGTCAAAATCAATGTCTTTTACTTTGTAAATAATGCGTTCTTTTCGGGTCCATTTATCCGTTACTTCAAAAACATCAAAACCAATCGCTTGATTGGCAATAGAAATTCCTTCCTCGATTTCGGATTTTTCTTCGTCTGTAAAATAAGCCAAATAAATGGGAATGGGCAATTGGGTAATTGTGTCGGTTAAGGTTCCATTTTCTGCACTTGTAAAAGCGCCATAACGATAATCATCTCCGGTGGGGCCCTCATCTGTTGTAGGATTGACATCTTCTTGGGCTCCATTGCCATCGGTAAAATTGGGGCTTTCAAATCCACCACAGTGAGCCAAAACAAGTAAAACTGGCACCAACAACAAGGAGGTTTTATTTTTCATAAATTAGAATACCTTTCTTAGTTCAAAGTATTCTAAAGCAACCCCCATGCCATTTTGACTTACAAGATTATATGTAATAAATATATGATATTATTAAGTTTTATATTTAAAGGTTGGGAAAGAGAAGGGGGGCTCTTACCTCAGAGATTTTTGGGTTTTTGTTGTTTTGGGGGGTCGGGTTCCTTCTTTAAGTAAGAGGGAAATAATGCGGGAAGCAAGTACGGTTTTAAGGGTTTTGCCCCAGTGAATTTCATGCCCTCGGGCGCTTAAGAGGGTTGTTTCATTATAGTCCGATTCAAATCCTTTGTTTTTCCCAGCAACGGAATTAAGCACAATCCAGTCACAGTTTTTCTCTTTAAGCTTTTTAAGAGCGTTTTTTTTTGCATTGTTGGTTTCGGCCGCAAATCCCACCAAAATTTGGTGGGGGTTTTTCTTTTGTCCCAATTCCTTTAATATATCCGGGTTTTTGACCAGTTTGAGGGTAAGGGTCAGTTGTGTTTTTTTGATTTTTTTAGGGGCTCTTTTTGCGGGCCTATAATCAGCCACAGCGGCAACCTTAATAATAACATCTGCTTTGGGAAAATGTTTTATGACAGCCCGATGCATTTCTCCAGCGGTTGTTACATGAATTGTTTTGGCTTTTTTAGGAGGGGAAAGGGAAGTGGGGCCGGTAATCAAAATAACCCGATGCCCCATTTTAAGGGCGGCACTGGCCAGTGCATAACCCATTTTCCCCGATGAATGGTTTGAAATGAAACGAACAGGATCGATGGGCTCCAGTGTGGGGCCAGCGGTGATAAGGAAATGAAGGGAGTGTTGTTTTATCATGATGTAGGGGCGCTGCTTGCCGCGCCCTTTAACCTGGAATATCTAGTGGGGTGGGCGCAGCAAGCAGCGCCCCTACATCTAAATTATTTTTTGAATCGATTTCAAAATCTCCTCCGGCTCTGCCATTCTTCCCATTCCTTCATAGCCGCAGGCAAGGGAACCTTCATCGGGCCCGACAAAGAGAAATCCATTTTTTTTCAATTCCCTCACATTTTTTTGAACAATCTTGTTTGCCCACATATGGCAGTTCATAGAAGGGGCCAATAAAATGGGGGCCCGGGTGACACAAATAAGAGTTGTGAGTAAATCATCACAAATTCCGTGAGAAGCTTTAGCCAAGAGATTGGCCGTGGCTGGGGCAATGACGACGAGTTTTGCGTTATCGGCTAGTTCAATATGCCCCATTTCCGATTCCTGGGTTAGGTCAAAAATATCCGTATGAACAGGGTTGAC is a window of Deltaproteobacteria bacterium GWA2_45_12 DNA encoding:
- a CDS encoding transcriptional regulator (indirectly regulates nitrogen metabolism; at high nitrogen levels P-II prevents the phosphorylation of NR-I, the transcriptional activator of the glutamine synthetase gene (glnA); at low nitrogen levels P-II is uridylylated to form PII-UMP and interacts with an adenylyltransferase (GlnE) that activates GlnA), with amino-acid sequence MKKIESIIKPFKLDEVKEALTQLGVKGMTLSEVKGFGRQKGHTELYRGAEYIVDFLPKIKIEIVAKDEDVSKIVETIQETAKTGSIGDGKIFVTPVEAVIRIRTGEQGETAV
- a CDS encoding type I glutamate--ammonia ligase, whose protein sequence is MKTAKDVVAFAKENKCRAVDLKFVDLLGQWQHYTISMSEFGEDLFTDGNGLDGSSIRGWKAINESDMLLMPDPTTAKIDPFCAEPTLSLIGNVVDPLSRESYARDPRALAQNAENYLKSTGIGDVAYFGPEAEFFIFDNVRFDQKAHEGYYHIDSEEGIWNAGKPENKGYRPRHKEGYFPVSPVDSQQDIRTEMILEMEKVGIQVEKQHHEVATAGQAEIDVRFNSMVNMADTMMWFKYIVKNVANRHGKTATFMPKPMFGDNGSGMHTHQSIWKDGKPLFAGDKYAGFSQMGLWYIGGILKHAPALVAITNPTTNSYRRLVPGYEAPIKLAYSSRNRSAAVRIPMYSNSPKAKRLEFRTPDPTCNPYLGFAAMLMAGLDGIQNKIDPGAPLDKNIYGLSPEELAEIPSIPCSLEESLANLKKDHAWLLKGGVFTEDLIETWIDYKMITEVSAMRLRPTPYEFFMYYDC